Proteins from a genomic interval of Pseudomonas silesiensis:
- a CDS encoding adenosylcobinamide-GDP ribazoletransferase, with protein MLPFWIALQFLSSLPIRLPGMPTPQEVGRSLLFYPLVGLLIGVILWALNWLLPGTPSLLHAALLLTAWVLLSGGLHLDGLADSADAWLGGFGDRERTLTIMKDPRSGPIAVVTLVLVLLLKFAALLALIEQQHSVALIIAPLIGRGAMLGLFLTTPYVRPGGLGQALADHLPRLAGMQVLAVSAVACVLVAGLSGVLAVVLAALVFAWLRHAMLRRLGGTTGDTAGALLELLEMTVIVGLALIL; from the coding sequence ATGCTGCCGTTCTGGATCGCCCTGCAATTTTTGAGCAGCCTGCCGATTCGTCTGCCGGGCATGCCTACGCCACAGGAAGTGGGGCGCTCGCTGCTGTTTTATCCGCTGGTCGGTTTACTGATCGGCGTGATTCTGTGGGCGCTGAACTGGCTCTTGCCGGGCACGCCTTCGTTGCTGCACGCGGCGTTGTTGTTGACTGCGTGGGTGTTGCTAAGCGGCGGATTGCATCTCGATGGCCTGGCCGACAGCGCCGATGCCTGGCTCGGCGGGTTCGGTGACCGCGAGCGCACGCTGACGATCATGAAAGACCCTCGCAGCGGGCCGATCGCGGTGGTGACGCTGGTGCTGGTGCTGCTGCTCAAGTTCGCCGCGTTGCTGGCCTTGATCGAGCAGCAACACAGCGTTGCCTTGATCATTGCTCCATTGATTGGTCGTGGCGCGATGTTGGGGTTGTTCCTGACCACGCCTTATGTGCGTCCCGGTGGTTTGGGACAGGCGCTGGCTGATCATTTGCCGCGTCTGGCGGGTATGCAGGTGTTGGCGGTCAGTGCGGTGGCCTGTGTGCTGGTGGCGGGTCTCAGTGGGGTTTTGGCCGTTGTGCTGGCAGCGCTGGTATTTGCCTGGTTGCGGCACGCGATGCTGCGGCGATTGGGCGGGACGACGGGCGATACGGCGGGGGCGTTGCTGGAATTGCTGGAAATGACAGTGATCGTAGGCCTCGCATTAATCCTGTAG
- a CDS encoding glutathione peroxidase: MLMRWLAVPALLVAFTGLAQAAECPDLLQGSLPKLRAKESIDLCQRFAGKPLVVVNTASFCGFAPQFKSLEALNQRYKAQGLEVIGVPSNDFKQESKDGEETAKVCYVNYGVTFTMTEPQKVRGDDATHLFKVLAKQSSAPKWNFYKYVVDRKGKVIADFSSLTKPDDPEFIEAVEKALASQP; the protein is encoded by the coding sequence ATGCTGATGCGCTGGCTTGCAGTTCCCGCGTTACTGGTAGCGTTCACCGGATTGGCTCAAGCGGCAGAATGCCCCGATCTGTTGCAGGGTTCGTTACCCAAATTGCGCGCCAAGGAATCCATCGACCTGTGCCAGCGCTTCGCCGGAAAACCGCTGGTGGTGGTCAACACGGCCAGCTTTTGTGGCTTCGCCCCGCAGTTCAAAAGCCTTGAAGCGCTGAATCAGCGTTACAAGGCTCAAGGGCTGGAGGTGATCGGCGTTCCATCCAATGACTTCAAGCAGGAGTCCAAGGATGGCGAAGAAACCGCGAAGGTCTGCTACGTGAACTATGGCGTGACCTTCACCATGACCGAGCCGCAGAAAGTCCGCGGTGACGACGCGACTCACCTGTTCAAGGTCCTGGCGAAACAGAGCAGCGCACCGAAGTGGAATTTCTACAAATACGTGGTCGATCGAAAGGGCAAGGTGATCGCCGATTTCTCCAGCCTGACCAAGCCCGACGATCCCGAATTCATCGAAGCCGTGGAGAAAGCCCTGGCGTCGCAACCCTGA
- a CDS encoding MFS transporter, with protein MTSMWRTCGWVLLGSALILALSLGVRHGFGLFLAPMSAEFGWGRQTFAFAIALQNLIWGLAQPFTGALADRFGAAKVVAIGGVLYALGLVFMGLSDSAVTLSLSAGLLIGIGLSGTSFSVILGVVGRAVPPEKRSMGMGIASAAGSFGQFAMLPGTLGLIGWLGWSAALLVLGLLVALIVPLVSMLKDKPLPVFGHEQTLSEALREACSHSGFWLLAFGFFVCGFQVVFIGVHLPAYLVDQHLPATVGTTVLALIGLFNIFGTYTAGWLGGRMSKPRLLTGLYLLRAVVIGLFLWAPVTTTSAYLFGMAMGFLWLSTVPLTNGTVATLFGVRNLSMLGGIVFLFHQLGSFLGGWLGGVVYDRTGSYDLIWQVAILLSLLAAALNWPVREQPVARLQSRMSAI; from the coding sequence ATGACATCGATGTGGCGTACGTGCGGATGGGTGCTATTGGGGAGTGCGCTGATTCTCGCGTTGTCTCTGGGCGTACGACATGGCTTCGGGCTGTTTCTGGCGCCGATGAGTGCCGAGTTCGGCTGGGGGCGTCAGACCTTTGCCTTCGCCATCGCCTTGCAGAACCTGATCTGGGGCTTGGCGCAACCGTTCACCGGCGCCCTGGCCGACCGCTTCGGTGCGGCGAAAGTGGTGGCGATCGGCGGCGTCCTTTACGCCCTGGGCCTGGTGTTCATGGGCTTGTCCGACTCGGCCGTGACTTTGTCGCTGAGTGCCGGTCTGCTGATCGGTATCGGCCTGTCCGGCACCTCGTTCTCGGTGATCCTCGGCGTGGTGGGGCGCGCGGTGCCGCCGGAGAAGCGCAGCATGGGCATGGGCATTGCCAGTGCCGCCGGTTCTTTCGGCCAGTTCGCCATGTTGCCCGGCACGCTGGGGTTGATCGGCTGGCTGGGCTGGTCCGCTGCATTGCTGGTACTGGGCCTGCTGGTGGCGCTGATCGTGCCGCTGGTGAGCATGCTCAAGGACAAACCGCTGCCGGTCTTCGGGCATGAACAAACCCTGTCCGAAGCGCTACGCGAGGCCTGCTCCCATTCGGGCTTCTGGCTGCTGGCGTTCGGCTTTTTTGTCTGCGGCTTCCAGGTGGTGTTCATTGGCGTGCATTTGCCGGCCTATCTGGTGGACCAGCACCTTCCAGCCACCGTCGGCACCACGGTGCTGGCGCTGATCGGGCTGTTCAATATCTTCGGTACCTACACTGCGGGCTGGCTTGGCGGGCGGATGTCCAAGCCGCGTTTGCTCACCGGTCTTTACTTGCTGCGGGCGGTGGTCATCGGGTTGTTCTTGTGGGCGCCGGTGACGACGACCAGCGCCTATCTGTTTGGCATGGCGATGGGCTTTCTGTGGCTGTCGACCGTGCCTTTGACCAACGGTACGGTCGCGACCTTGTTCGGTGTACGAAACTTGTCCATGCTCGGTGGGATTGTGTTCCTGTTCCACCAGCTCGGATCGTTCCTTGGCGGCTGGTTGGGCGGGGTGGTGTATGACCGAACCGGGAGTTACGACTTGATCTGGCAGGTAGCGATTCTCTTGAGCCTGCTGGCCGCCGCCCTGAACTGGCCGGTGCGTGAGCAGCCGGTGGCACGCCTGCAAAGTCGGATGAGTGCGATATGA
- a CDS encoding MarR family winged helix-turn-helix transcriptional regulator codes for MLESQCLCINLRRAARGVSRHYDGALDGFGINVAQYSLLCNLQRLDQPSISTLAEAMGLDRSTLGRNLRVLEGDGLVMLVEGEDMRNRIVQLTEAGAERLKAALPAWEAAQQRLVDKLGAEKRETLLKLLDELA; via the coding sequence ATGCTCGAATCCCAATGTTTATGCATCAACCTGCGTCGCGCCGCCCGTGGCGTCAGCAGGCACTACGACGGCGCTCTCGATGGCTTCGGGATCAACGTTGCCCAGTATTCTTTGCTGTGCAATCTGCAGCGCCTGGATCAACCAAGTATTTCCACCCTGGCCGAGGCCATGGGGCTCGATCGCAGTACCCTGGGGCGCAATCTGCGGGTGCTGGAGGGCGACGGGCTGGTGATGCTGGTCGAAGGCGAGGACATGCGCAATCGCATCGTCCAGCTCACCGAGGCCGGTGCCGAGCGCCTGAAAGCGGCGTTGCCGGCCTGGGAGGCAGCGCAACAGCGCCTCGTTGATAAACTGGGCGCCGAAAAGCGCGAAACCTTGTTGAAGCTGTTGGATGAACTGGCTTGA
- a CDS encoding TrkH family potassium uptake protein encodes MKSLLHPARAVALVFLAAILVGSALLMLPISHAEGSATPWVTAFFTAVSAVCVTGLVVVDTGTYWSTFGQAVILLLFQLGGFGMMTVATLLGLMVNSSFRLRTKMVAQFESRSLGMGDIASVAKLVLVVTFVLELIIALSLTLRLHLAYDLSWAEAAWSGLFHAVSAFNNAGFSIHPDSLMRYATDASILLPVMTAIVIGGIGFPVLHDLRNRFNDPRHWSLHTKLTLIGTTILLLGGFFTLLVFEWSNSATLGPMPFADKVLSAAFASVSARTAGFNSIDIGALTQESWAMHYFLMFVGGGSAGTAGGVKVGTAAILVILIIAEIRGHSDSEAFGRRVGASAQRQAITVLVLGSAMIVLGTLFILRETDLPTDQVIFEVISAFGTVGLSTGITGNLPESSQLMLTLLMYVGRVGTITLAASLALGEHRMPYRYPEEHPIVG; translated from the coding sequence ATGAAATCATTGCTTCATCCAGCCAGGGCTGTCGCTCTGGTTTTTCTGGCCGCAATACTCGTCGGCAGCGCCCTTCTGATGCTCCCGATATCCCACGCCGAAGGTAGTGCTACGCCCTGGGTGACTGCATTTTTTACAGCGGTATCGGCCGTATGCGTTACCGGGCTGGTAGTGGTGGACACCGGTACTTACTGGTCAACCTTTGGTCAGGCTGTGATTCTGCTGCTGTTCCAGCTAGGCGGCTTCGGCATGATGACTGTAGCGACCTTGCTGGGTTTGATGGTCAATAGCTCCTTTCGTCTGCGCACCAAAATGGTCGCCCAGTTCGAGTCACGCTCATTGGGGATGGGCGACATTGCCAGTGTGGCCAAACTCGTGCTTGTGGTGACGTTTGTCCTGGAACTCATTATTGCCCTGTCGCTCACCCTCCGATTACACCTGGCCTATGACCTGTCATGGGCTGAAGCAGCGTGGAGCGGTCTGTTTCATGCCGTGTCGGCATTCAATAACGCGGGCTTCTCCATCCATCCGGATAGCCTGATGCGCTATGCCACCGATGCATCTATCTTGCTACCGGTCATGACCGCGATTGTTATCGGTGGCATCGGCTTTCCCGTCCTGCATGACTTGCGTAACAGATTCAATGATCCCCGCCATTGGTCACTGCATACCAAGCTCACTTTGATTGGCACGACAATACTGCTGCTGGGCGGATTTTTCACTTTGCTGGTGTTTGAATGGTCCAACTCGGCAACACTCGGCCCCATGCCGTTTGCCGATAAAGTTCTCTCGGCGGCATTTGCTTCTGTTTCTGCACGTACAGCCGGGTTTAACTCGATTGATATCGGCGCGCTGACCCAAGAGAGTTGGGCAATGCACTACTTCCTGATGTTTGTGGGGGGCGGTAGTGCGGGAACCGCTGGTGGTGTCAAAGTCGGTACCGCCGCCATCCTGGTCATACTGATCATTGCTGAAATTCGAGGCCACAGTGACAGTGAGGCATTTGGCCGGAGAGTCGGCGCCTCGGCACAACGCCAAGCCATCACTGTGCTCGTGCTTGGCAGCGCCATGATTGTGTTGGGGACGCTGTTCATCTTGCGCGAAACTGATCTCCCCACCGACCAGGTCATATTCGAAGTCATCTCTGCGTTTGGTACGGTCGGCCTCTCCACCGGAATCACCGGCAACCTACCTGAGTCGAGCCAATTGATGCTGACTCTGCTGATGTATGTCGGGCGGGTCGGCACCATCACGCTTGCGGCGTCACTGGCCCTTGGCGAGCACCGCATGCCCTATCGCTATCCAGAGGAGCATCCAATTGTTGGCTAA
- a CDS encoding potassium channel family protein, producing the protein MLAKFLFTEQFSFSKGDSVVVIGLGRFGSSVSQSLMRLGHDVMGIDRDAEPVHDWADLLTHTVQADSTNVMVLRQLGVADFAHAIVGIGTDLAASLMTIMALTELGIQDIWVKALTAEHGHLAQRIGAHHVVYPEADMGERVAHLITGRMIDFIEFDDGFAIAKIHAPLPTQNNTLADANIREKYGVTVVGLKRANEDFQHATPGTLILPGDLLIVSGSTHLIQKFAGRSK; encoded by the coding sequence TTGTTGGCTAAGTTTCTGTTTACGGAGCAGTTTTCTTTTTCCAAAGGCGATAGCGTTGTGGTGATCGGCCTCGGTCGCTTCGGCAGTTCTGTGTCCCAATCGTTGATGCGGTTGGGCCATGACGTCATGGGTATCGACAGGGATGCTGAACCTGTCCATGACTGGGCTGATCTCTTGACTCACACAGTCCAGGCCGACTCCACCAACGTCATGGTCTTGCGCCAACTGGGCGTTGCCGACTTTGCCCATGCCATCGTGGGAATCGGTACCGACCTGGCGGCCAGCTTGATGACCATCATGGCGTTGACCGAACTGGGCATCCAGGATATCTGGGTCAAAGCACTGACTGCCGAACATGGACATCTTGCTCAGCGTATTGGCGCCCATCACGTTGTCTACCCGGAGGCGGATATGGGGGAACGTGTCGCGCACCTCATTACCGGGCGGATGATTGATTTCATCGAGTTTGATGATGGCTTTGCAATCGCCAAAATTCACGCCCCGCTGCCGACTCAAAACAACACACTTGCCGACGCCAATATTCGTGAAAAGTATGGCGTAACGGTCGTAGGACTCAAGCGCGCCAACGAAGACTTCCAGCATGCCACACCTGGCACCCTGATCCTGCCGGGCGATCTACTCATCGTCTCTGGCTCGACTCATCTGATTCAGAAATTTGCGGGCCGCTCAAAATGA